One window of the Vigna radiata var. radiata cultivar VC1973A chromosome 1, Vradiata_ver6, whole genome shotgun sequence genome contains the following:
- the LOC106753250 gene encoding uncharacterized protein LOC106753250: protein MAGEVPLQLLQDLQQQIQEMRAEIATLRAKQANRIGGHSDQSVNVETIHSDTGEQQPTQGERRRENRNPTPSVGAGGVNGQGVGRGEGRLGSRVGSRGGGRGGGRGNGRGEIPRMEERQRTSRREHERADQAEGLHPFTPRVIKAVIPENKMLPSIERYGGASGPVKHLRSFVDTMVVYSSDELVWCRVFSLSLKEEALDWFHSLQPGTIDNFAELRQLFTQQYAANKTPGVTYTALVRMRQGRDESLKLFMDRFNRTARQVRNADQRLIVSTLTTALRPGPFCDYLHAEEPQSMDELQNRLASFIRVEEGRAHQRGREEGESTTRTVRGGAEHPFGRKDRRAGPRGRDQNRMQRYIHHTPLNAPRARVLEEALRADLMVVVQIPTPAGADESKYCRYHQNPGHTTEDCVTLKDKLETLVQAGHLQRFVQRRGSSGRARPSSTRRDPQVRNQQRADRSRSRSAERVVRGVINTISRGFAGGGSTSAARKRHLRNLHSVSRTGTSRRSMPTITFSDEDFHAPDLEQDDPMVITTMIARYQVSKVLVDQGSSANILYWKTFRQMEISEDAIMPFNEQIVGFAGERVDTKGYVDLRTSLGTDRGAKELKVRFLLVEADTSYNVLLGRPCLNTFGAIVSTPHLTLKYPADDGKVCTIRADQKMARECYAAGLKVKPRTSAFQNKQSEVAMAELDPRTHLDKRVEPLGDMRPFIIGKEEDQCTTIGRNLNTDQAILVEELLLKNKDLFAWTAADMPGIHPDIISHKLSLLKDARPVAQKKRRLANEKRKAVNDEVAKLLEAGFIREVKYTTWLSNVVMVKKSNDKWRMCTDFTDLNKACPKDTYPLPSIDGLVDGVSGYEILSFLDAYSGYNQISMYRPDREKTAFITERSNSCYDVMPFGLKNAGATYQRLMDKVFQNQIGKCMEVYVDDMVVRSRSVEEHLRDLEEVLNQVRKFGMRLNPLKCTFGVSAGKFLGFMLTTRGIEANPDKCRAILEMRSPTNLKEVQRLVGRLTSLSRFVPKLADHIQPILKMMKKQAQEEWNERCEVAFVEVKRILTNPPVMRRPDYGHDLHLFLAVGEEAVSAALVQETPEFRPIYFISRVLKEPETRYRQLEKVVLALVIATRRLRPYLQGNQVVVRTDYPISKILRKPDLAGRMIGWSIELFEFVLRYEPKGSVKGQHLADFAAELPGTDTDRKSWVLSVDGSSGQQGGGAGVVLEGPNGVVIEQALIFRFEVSNNQAEYEALIAGLELARDLGVKVLKCKTDSQLVEGHMNDTFHIKDNQLLMYFHKAKQLASYFDSVAVQHIPRNENHRADRLSKLTTGKEKGQLSSLVRQVIFKPAIDCLHISCMAERDDWRREITLLIKRQEEGIILRAEEAKQIARYVIVGEELYRRGYVTPMLKCLSKEESDYVMRELHEGICGRHGGGRSLRARALRAGFYWPTMEKDCQAFVVKCLACQKHGNIIHTPATTLSGIISPWPFAQWGMDIVELFPTGRSQLKFLLVAVDYFTKWVEAEPLAKISASQVQKFVWRLICRFGLPKYIITDNGRQFIDKKLMAFYKELGITPLTSSVKHPQTNGQAEAMNKVIIQELKKKLGEAKGAWADELQQVLWGY, encoded by the coding sequence ATGGCAGGAGAAGTGCCTTTGCAGCTGTTGCAAGATCTGCAACAACAAATTCAGGAAATGAGGGCAGAAATTGCAACACTAAGGGCGAAGCAGGCGAACAGGATAGGAGGCCATTCCGACCAATCTGTAAATGTGGAGACTATCCATTCGGATACTGGGGAACAACAGCCTACCCAAGGCGAAAGAAGACGAGAAAATCGTAACCCTACACCCAGTGTGGGAGCAGGAGGCGTTAACGGCCAAGGAGTAGGCAGAGGTGAAGGGAGACTGGGAAGCAGGGTCGGGAGTAGAGGTGGAGGACGAGGGGGTGGTCGAGGTAATGGTCGAGGCGAAATTCCTCGCATGGAAGAGAGGCAGCGGACTTCAAGGCGAGAGCATGAACGTGCTGACCAGGCAGAAGGGCTACATCCTTTCACGCCAAGGGTGATAAAGGCGGTCATACCAGAAAATAAGATGCTGCCTTCAATAGAAAGATATGGAGGAGCATCCGGTCCAGTCAAGCACTTGCGATCCTTTGTAGATACAATGGTTGTATACTCATCAGATGAGCTAGTATGGTGTCGGGTGTTCTCTCTTTCCCTGAAAGAGGAGGCGTTAGACTGGTTCCACTCTTTACAACCGGGCACGATCGATAACTTTGCTGAACTCAGGCAATTATTCACCCAACAATATGCTGCAAACAAAACGCCCGGGGTGACATACACAGCCTTAGTCAGGATGAGACAAGGACGAGACGAGTCCCTCAAGTTATTTATGGATAGATTCAATCGTACCGCCCGGCAGGTACGAAACGCAGACCAAAGGTTGATTGTGAGCACACTGACAACAGCCTTAAGGCCTGGACCATTTTGTGACTATCTGCATGCTGAGGAGCCTCAAAGCATGGACGAATTACAGAATAGGCTAGCCAGTTTCATTCGAGTAGAAGAAGGAAGAGCACACCAACGAGGGAGAGAGGAGGGCGAGTCGACGACTCGTACGGTGCGAGGAGGGGCCGAACATCCGTTCGGCAGAAAAGACAGAAGAGCAGGTCCTAGAGGCAGGGACCAAAACAGGATGCAGCGATACATACACCACACTCCGCTCAATGCACCCCGAGCGAGAGTATTGGAGGAGGCGCTAAGGGCTGACCTAATGGTCGTAGTGCAAATACCTACACCGGCAGGAGCTGACGAAAGTAAATACTGCCGGTATCATCAAAATCCCGGACACACCACAGAAGATTGTGTCACGTTAAAGGACAAATTAGAAACCCTGGTTCAAGCGGGTCACCTTCAGAGGTTTGTCCAAAGGAGAGGATCGTCAGGCAGAGCCAGACCGTCATCAACCCGACGAGACCCGCAAGTGAGAAATCAACAAAGAGCTGATCGAAGTAGAAGCAGAAGTGCCGAGCGGGTAGTCAGGGGAGTAATCAATACGATTTCAAGAGGATTCGCGGGGGGTGGTTCAACATCGGCAGCCAGAAAAAGACACCTCAGAAATTTACACAGTGTCAGCCGAACGGGCACATCAAGGAGGTCTATGCCCACTATCACATTTTCAGATGAAGACTTTCACGCGCCTGATTTGGAGCAAGACGACCCGATGGTCATAACGACCATGATTGCTAGATACCAGGTCAGTAAAGTCTTGGTAGATCAAGGAAGTTCGGCTAACATCCTCTACTGGAAAACATTCAGACAAATGGAAATATCAGAGGATGCCATTATGCCTTTCAATGAACAAATTGTGGGGTTTGCGGGGGAAAGGGTGGACACGAAGGGGTATGTCGACTTGAGGACTAGTTTGGGGACGGACAGAGGTGCCAAAGAATTGAAGGTGCGATTTTTGTTAGTAGAAGCCGATACATCCTATAATGTTCTCTTGGGGCGACCTTGCTTGAACACGTTCGGGGCTATCGTCTCAACTCCACATTTAACGTTGAAATACCCAGCTGATGACGGGAAGGTGTGTACTATTCGAGCAGATCAGAAGATGGCGCGGGAATGTTATGCAGCAGGGTTAAAGGTGAAACCCCGAACGTCCGCCTTCCAAAATAAGCAGTCGGAGGTCGCAATGGCGGAGTTGGATCCCCGAACCCACCTGGACAAACGGGTAGAGCCCTTGGGAGACATGCGTCCCTTCATCATTGGAAAGGAAGAAGATCAATGCACAACTATTGGGCGTAATCTCAACACTGATCAGGCTATACTGGTAGAAGAACTCTTATTGAAGAATAAAGATCTGTTTGCCTGGACAGCGGCCGATATGCCAGGTATTCATCCTGACATAATATCACATAAATTGTCGTTACTAAAGGATGCCCGGCCGGTGGCACAGAAGAAGCGAAGGCTAGCCAATGAAAAAAGGAAAGCAGTGAACGACGAGGTTGCAAAATTATTGGAAGCTGGCTTTATAAGAGAAGTGAAGTATACCACGTGGCTGTCTAACGTGGTTATGGTGAAAAAATCAAACGACAAGTGGAGAATGTGCACAGACTTTACGGACCTTAACAAAGCATGCCCAAAGGACACGTACCCCCTCCCGAGCATAGACGGATTGGTGGATGGGGTCTCAGGATATGAAATTTTAAGCTTTTTGGATGCCTATTCGGGATACAACCAGATCTCAATGTATCGCCCCGATCGGGAAAAAACAGCTTTTATAACAGAACGATCAAATTCTTGCTATGATGTAATGCCGTTCGGACTGAAGAACGCAGGGGCAACTTATCAAAGGCTGATGGATAAGGTTTTCCAGAACCAGATAGGAAAATGCATGGAGGTATACGTTGATGACATGGTGGTTAGGAGCCGGTCGGTAGAGGAACACCTACGTGACCTTGAAGAAGTTCTCAACCAGGTGCGAAAGTTCGGCATGAGGTTAAATCCCCTTAAGTGTACGTTCGGTGTTTCTGCGGGCAAGTTTTTGGGTTTCATGCTGACCACGCGTGGTATTGAAGCAAATCCAGATAAATGTCGAGCCATTTTGGAAATGAGAAGCCCTACTAACTTGAAGGAGGTGCAGAGGTTGGTGGGCAGGTTGACGTCCCTATCTAGGTTCGTACCCAAATTGGCCGACCACATCCAACCAATTTTAAAGATGATGAAAAAGCAGGCTCAGGAAGAGTGGAACGAACGGTGTGAAGTTGCATTTGTTGAGGTAAAGCGTATACTTACTAATCCCCCAGTCATGAGACGTCCCGATTACGGTCATGACTTGCATTTATTTTTGGCGGTCGGGGAAGAGGCTGTTAGTGCAGCTCTAGTCCAGGAAACTCCAGAGTTTCGGCCTATATACTTTATTAGCAGAGTGTTAAAGGAGCCAGAAACGAGATACCGGCAACTAGAAAAGGTAGTTCTGGCATTAGTAATTGCCACCAGAAGACTTCGCCCGTACCTGCAGGGGAATCAGGTGGTGGTTCGCACCGATTATCCTATTTCTAAGATCTTACGCAAACCTGACCTGGCGGGTAGGATGATCGGCTGGTCCATCGAACTCTTTGAGTTTGTACTAAGGTACGAACCAAAAGGTTCGGTTAAGGGGCAACATCTGGCAGATTTTGCAGCCGAGCTACCCGGAACAGACACAGATCGTAAGTCATGGGTTCTATCTGTGGATGGGTCGTCCGGCCAACAAGGAGGAGGAGCTGGTGTAGTTTTGGAGGGACCGAACGGGGTTGTCATCGAGCAAGCTTTAATCTTTCGGTTCGAAGTTAGTAATAATCAAGCTGAGTATGAGGCCCTGATTGCGGGGTTAGAATTGGCACGCGACTTAGGAGTTAAAGTATTGAAGTGCAAAACTGATTCTCAGTTAGTGGAGGGACATATGAACGACACGTTTCATATCAAAGACAATCAGTTGCTCATGTACTTCCATAAAGCCAAACAGCTTGCATCTTATTTTGACTCAGTGGCAGTACAGCATATACCAAGAAACGAGAATCACAGAGCCGACAGGCTGTCCAAGCTGACGACCGGAAAAGAAAAGGGTCAGTTGTCATCCCTAGTCCGGCAGGTAATTTTCAAACCCGCAATAGATTGTTTACATATATCCTGCATGGCCGAGCGAGACGATTGGCGAAGGGAGATTACTCTGCTGATCAAACGGCAAGAGGAGGGGATAATCCTTCGGGCAGAGGAAGCAAAGCAAATCGCAAGATATGTCATTGTTGGCGAAGAATTGTACCGAAGGGGATATGTCACCCCAATGCTAAAATGTCTATCAAAAGAAGAATCTGACTATGTTATGCGGGAGCTGCACGAGGGGATTTGTGGTAGACATGGCGGCGGACGGTCATTAAGGGCCAGAGCTTTGAGGGCAGGATTCTATTGGCCAACAATGGAAAAAGATTGTCAGGCCTTTGTCGTCAAATGTTTAGCCTGTCAGAAGCACGGGAATATCATTCATACACCAGCTACGACGCTTTCGGGCATAATATCACCATGGCCATTTGctcaatggggaatggacataGTAGAACTGTTCCCGACCGGTCGTTCCCAATTAAAATTCCTTTTAGTGGCAGTTGATTATTTTACTAAGTGGGTGGAGGCTGAGCCCTTAGCTAAAATATCAGCATCTCAGGTACAAAAGTTTGTTTGGAGACTAATTTGTAGGTTCGGTTTGCCAAAATATATTATCACCGATAACGGCCGGCAATTCATCGACAAAAAGTTGATGGCTTTTTATAAGGAGTTAGGAATCACACCTCTAACCAGCTCGGTAAAACATCCACAGACGAACGGGCAAGCCGAAGCTATGAATAAGGTTATTATTCAAGAGTTGAAGAAAAAGCTAGGAGAGGCCAAGGGAGCGTGGGCGGACGAGTTGCAACAAGTACTTTGGGGATACTGA